One Bos indicus x Bos taurus breed Angus x Brahman F1 hybrid chromosome 6, Bos_hybrid_MaternalHap_v2.0, whole genome shotgun sequence genomic window carries:
- the LOC113894378 gene encoding C-X-C motif chemokine 6 — protein MRLLSSRAARVSGPSGSLCALLALLLLTPPGPLASAGPVAAVVRELRCVCLTTTPGIHPKTVSDLQVIAAGPQCSKVEVIATLKNGREVCLDPEAPLIKKIVQKILDSGKNN, from the exons ATGAGACTGCTATCCAGCCGCGCTGCCCGCGTCTCCGGCCCTTCGGGCTCCCTGTGCGCGCTGCTCGCGCTGCTGCTGCTGACGCCGCCCGGGCCCCTCGCCAGCG CCGGTCCTGTCGCGGCCGTTGTGAGAGAGCTGCGTTGTGTGTGTTTAACCACCACACCGGGAATTCATCCCAAAACGGTCAGTGATCTGCAGGTGATCGCCGCGGGACCGCAGTGCTCCAAGGTGGAAGTGAT AGCCACCTTGAAGAATGGAAGGGAAGTCTGTCTGGACCCAGAAGCTCCTTTGATCAAAAAGATCGTTCAGAAAATATTGGACAG tggAAAGAACAATTGA